A genomic region of Gemmatimonadaceae bacterium contains the following coding sequences:
- a CDS encoding glycoside hydrolase family 97 protein — protein MKTFIARLTRLAPVVLAWFAAASAGAQSDNSVTSPDGRNTVSVEIREGRLHYSVARDGNPLLLPSLLGFELRDAAPLRDSLRITGTARISVDHTWEQPWGEVKVVRDHHNELRVSVQESGGAARKFDVVFRAFNDGVAFRYDLPAQPGLDEIVIMEELTQFAFADNALAWWIPSDRPRLDRSEMLFASSPVSVLDSVQTPITLESTDGKTFMAVHEAHLVDYPRMFLAGPRTESRTLRAALAPWADGVKVRSRAPMQSPWRTIQIADRAADLAPSVLGLNLNPPNALASTAWIKPMKYVGIWWGMHIGTTSWHSGPTHGATTERTKQYIDFAAANGLGGVLVEGWNLGWDGDWIANRDAFSFTKPYPDYDLAGLAAYAKQKGVRLIAHNETSGGLQNYENQLEEAYSLYRSLGIDAIKSGYVTDTLSGGHSHYSQVMVRHHRKVIETAARYGIALDVHEPLHDTGERRTFPNMMTREGARGQEYNAWGGDGGNPPEHETILFFTRMLTGPMDFTPGIFDILIQRPTGTPRKTSDSRPRTTLAKQLALYVVLYSPMHMAADLIENYENQPAFQFIRDVAVDWEQTRVLEGKIGDYVVVARQQRDSDDWFIGAITDEEARTFEAPLSFLASGRKYVAEVYADGPGAHWLTNPLPVEIRRVDVTSDSRLTIQLAPGGGQAIRLRAVR, from the coding sequence ATGAAGACGTTCATCGCACGGCTTACGCGGCTTGCCCCGGTCGTGCTGGCATGGTTTGCGGCCGCGTCGGCCGGAGCCCAGAGCGACAACTCCGTGACCTCGCCGGACGGGCGCAACACGGTCAGCGTAGAGATCCGCGAAGGACGCCTTCACTACAGCGTTGCTCGCGACGGGAATCCGCTGCTGCTGCCTTCGCTGCTCGGCTTCGAGCTCCGGGACGCGGCGCCGCTCCGCGACAGCCTCCGCATCACCGGTACCGCCAGAATCAGCGTGGATCACACGTGGGAACAGCCGTGGGGCGAAGTGAAGGTGGTTCGGGACCACCACAACGAGCTGCGGGTGTCGGTGCAGGAGAGCGGCGGCGCGGCTCGCAAGTTCGACGTCGTGTTCCGGGCTTTCAATGACGGCGTCGCGTTCAGATACGACCTGCCCGCCCAGCCCGGGCTGGATGAGATCGTCATAATGGAGGAGCTCACGCAGTTCGCGTTCGCGGACAATGCCCTCGCGTGGTGGATCCCGTCCGACCGGCCGCGCCTCGACCGGTCCGAGATGCTGTTCGCGTCGTCGCCGGTCAGCGTGCTGGACAGCGTGCAGACTCCGATCACTCTGGAAAGCACCGATGGAAAGACGTTCATGGCGGTGCACGAAGCGCACCTCGTGGATTACCCGCGAATGTTCCTCGCGGGGCCACGGACAGAGAGCCGGACGTTGCGGGCGGCGCTCGCGCCGTGGGCGGATGGTGTGAAGGTTCGCAGCCGCGCTCCGATGCAGAGTCCCTGGCGCACAATTCAGATTGCCGACCGCGCCGCCGATCTGGCGCCGTCGGTGCTCGGCCTGAACCTCAACCCGCCCAACGCGCTCGCCAGTACCGCCTGGATCAAGCCGATGAAATACGTCGGCATCTGGTGGGGCATGCACATCGGGACCACGAGCTGGCACTCCGGGCCCACCCACGGCGCGACGACGGAGAGAACGAAGCAATACATCGACTTCGCCGCCGCGAACGGATTGGGCGGAGTGCTCGTGGAGGGATGGAACCTCGGCTGGGACGGAGACTGGATCGCGAACCGTGACGCGTTCTCGTTCACGAAGCCGTACCCCGATTACGACTTGGCCGGGCTTGCCGCATACGCGAAACAGAAGGGCGTGCGCCTGATCGCCCACAACGAGACTTCCGGCGGACTCCAGAACTACGAGAATCAGCTGGAAGAGGCGTACTCGCTCTATCGCTCACTCGGAATCGACGCGATAAAATCGGGCTACGTCACCGACACGCTCAGCGGCGGGCACTCGCATTACTCGCAGGTAATGGTGCGCCACCACCGCAAGGTGATCGAGACGGCCGCGCGCTACGGCATCGCACTCGACGTGCACGAGCCGCTGCACGACACGGGAGAGCGCCGCACCTTCCCGAACATGATGACGCGCGAGGGCGCGCGCGGCCAGGAATACAACGCCTGGGGTGGCGACGGCGGTAACCCGCCCGAGCACGAGACGATTCTGTTCTTTACACGCATGCTCACCGGGCCGATGGATTTCACTCCCGGGATCTTCGACATCCTCATCCAGCGGCCGACGGGGACTCCGCGCAAGACGAGCGACTCGCGGCCGCGCACGACTCTCGCGAAGCAGCTCGCGCTGTACGTCGTGCTGTATTCGCCCATGCACATGGCCGCGGACCTGATCGAGAACTACGAGAACCAGCCCGCGTTTCAGTTCATCCGCGACGTCGCGGTCGATTGGGAGCAGACGCGCGTGCTCGAGGGGAAGATCGGTGACTACGTGGTGGTCGCACGGCAGCAGCGCGATTCGGACGACTGGTTCATCGGTGCCATCACCGATGAAGAAGCCCGTACGTTCGAGGCGCCTTTGTCTTTCCTCGCCTCCGGCCGGAAGTACGTGGCCGAGGTTTATGCGGACGGACCGGGCGCGCACTGGCTGACCAATCCGCTGCCCGTCGAGATTCGGCGCGTGGATGTGACCTCGGACTCCAGGCTCACCATCCAGCTCGCGCCGGGCGGCGGCCAGGCCATCCGTCTGCGCGCGGTGCGATAG
- a CDS encoding alpha-amylase family glycosyl hydrolase: MSSTARVFSACAALVLLGGLSLDAQPPATAGGQDWARGGVCYEIFVRSFYDSDGDGVGDLRGLTQKLDYVNDGDPAVHRDLGASCIWLMPVAQSPSYHGYDVTNYYEVNREYGTNADFRMLVAEAHRRGIRVLVDLVLNHSSAEHPHFKSALLDPSSPYRDWYVWSPTLPVLKGWDAPVWHRAPGREEYYYGLFWSGMPDLNLGNPEVRAEAENIARYWLDEMGVDGFRLDAVAHFFESGDTLRHAPATHPWLRDYAAAVRRISSAAFTIGEVWDSTGAILKYYPDQLDAYFIFDVADALIDAVRSGSKDRLVAAVLRAQRDLPPGRWSPFLRNHDQTRTMTELRGDAARARLAATLLLTLPGFPFLYYGEELGMTGSKPDQRLRTPMHWAMRRAAGFTTGTPWEPLQSDSLTANVEAQDSDRASLLNHHRRLIHLRAAHSALGSGDFVPVATNAEGALAYLRRAPDGTALVVANLTPKRIEGPTLRSDESVVASGCYVGRPLAGGDGTARFCVRKNGQLPHSLRLPPLEPFGSYILDLSQTD; this comes from the coding sequence ATGAGCTCGACGGCGAGAGTGTTTTCCGCGTGCGCGGCGCTCGTGCTCCTCGGTGGCCTGTCTCTCGACGCGCAGCCGCCGGCGACGGCCGGCGGTCAGGACTGGGCGCGCGGCGGCGTGTGCTACGAGATATTCGTCCGGTCTTTCTACGACAGCGATGGCGACGGAGTAGGCGACCTCCGCGGGCTCACGCAAAAGCTCGATTACGTCAACGACGGCGACCCCGCAGTGCACCGGGACCTCGGAGCCAGTTGCATCTGGCTCATGCCGGTGGCGCAGTCGCCCAGCTACCACGGCTACGACGTCACCAACTATTACGAGGTCAACAGGGAGTACGGGACGAACGCGGATTTCAGGATGCTCGTAGCCGAGGCGCACAGGCGCGGCATACGGGTGCTGGTCGATCTCGTGCTCAACCACAGCTCCGCGGAGCATCCCCACTTCAAGTCCGCGCTGCTCGATCCTTCTTCGCCGTACCGCGACTGGTACGTCTGGTCGCCCACGCTCCCCGTCCTGAAGGGATGGGACGCGCCCGTCTGGCACCGGGCGCCCGGGCGTGAGGAGTATTACTACGGCTTGTTCTGGAGCGGGATGCCCGACCTCAATCTTGGCAATCCTGAGGTGCGCGCGGAGGCGGAGAACATCGCGCGCTACTGGCTCGACGAGATGGGAGTGGACGGCTTTCGGCTCGATGCCGTAGCGCACTTTTTCGAGTCGGGAGACACTCTGCGGCACGCTCCGGCCACGCATCCCTGGCTGCGCGACTACGCCGCCGCAGTGCGGCGCATCTCGTCCGCTGCATTCACGATCGGCGAGGTGTGGGACAGCACGGGCGCGATCCTCAAGTACTATCCGGATCAGCTCGACGCGTACTTCATATTCGACGTAGCTGACGCGCTCATCGATGCCGTGCGGTCCGGATCGAAAGACCGGCTTGTCGCCGCGGTGCTGCGCGCACAGCGCGACCTGCCACCCGGACGCTGGTCGCCGTTCCTCAGAAATCACGACCAGACCCGCACGATGACCGAGCTCCGGGGCGACGCGGCCCGGGCGCGGCTGGCAGCGACGCTGCTGCTCACGCTGCCCGGTTTTCCCTTCCTTTATTACGGCGAGGAGCTGGGAATGACCGGATCGAAGCCCGACCAGCGCTTGCGTACGCCGATGCACTGGGCGATGCGGCGGGCAGCCGGCTTTACGACCGGCACGCCATGGGAGCCGCTCCAGTCCGACTCCCTCACCGCCAATGTGGAGGCGCAGGACAGCGATCGGGCGTCGCTGCTCAACCACCATCGGCGATTGATTCATCTGCGCGCGGCGCACTCCGCGCTCGGCTCCGGCGACTTCGTTCCCGTCGCTACGAATGCGGAGGGCGCGCTCGCTTACCTTCGCCGGGCGCCGGATGGCACGGCGCTCGTCGTCGCTAATCTCACCCCGAAGCGCATCGAGGGGCCGACGTTGCGGTCAGACGAGAGCGTTGTTGCGTCGGGATGCTACGTGGGGCGCCCGCTCGCGGGCGGTGACGGAACAGCGCGCTTCTGCGTACGGAAAAACGGACAGCTCCCGCATTCGCTCCGCCTTCCTCCGCTGGAGCCGTTCGGCAGCTATATACTTGACCTTTCCCAAACGGACTAA